The following proteins are co-located in the Nerophis lumbriciformis linkage group LG22, RoL_Nlum_v2.1, whole genome shotgun sequence genome:
- the cbx4 gene encoding E3 SUMO-protein ligase CBX4 → MELPAAGEHVFAVEGIEKKRIRKGKIEYLVKWRGWSPKYNTWEPEENILDPRLLVAFQHRERQEQLMGYRKRGPKPKHLLLQVPSFARRSSIPAGFEDTSPDVEDIPKSDHIQVQRPQPQQYQLNSKKHHQYQPSSQEVPADQLTNSKKKYIYQLNSKKHHHYEPDPNMYDTQASRLKKVVKVQEAGNKPANPGWNLPLALQQKWVRDKDTGCLSKVKELAVEVRKPVPKEGVSEHALKPDPKDATLPSSVSSKMKIIKNKNKNGRIVIVMSKYMDSHKVHGAKGKHGESSNGEKIQSGGENNAGHRTKIVENGIPKEICSSSSLPAADHPQKCSPKDRHFFKPSPSTAEEYNTEVARGQADLPDDLPLQLTASSPSTSWPADANIPTPTIMDHIKIPSYSSSRKRKLSNPVDDRTVSKSCLTSRSLSVPSTGVGPPQEKPMDLHCSGRSSTYAYDAMDCGDQEEPIDLSCPKTKRLTEPEIQPELLTQPEPQPELLTQPEPQPELVKQPEPQLELVKQPEHQLELVKEPELQPELVKQPELQPELKNQPEPQPELEPQPVDKDVAEDTQKSSKAVPAEKICPFMGNIIITDITTNSLTVTFKEYVSF, encoded by the exons GGAGAGGCAGGAGCAACTGATGGGATATCGCAAACGTGGGCCAAAACCAAAACATCTTCTACTGCAG GTACCCTCATTTGCCCGGAGATCGAGCATACCCGCAGGTTTTGAGGACACCTCTCCAGATGTGGAAGACATCCCAAAGTCCGATCACATCCAGGTCCAGCGTCCCCAGCCCCAGCAATACCAGCTGAACAGCAAGAAGCACCACCAGTACCAGCCCAGCAGCCAGGAGGTCCCAGCAGACCAGCTCACCAACAGCAAGAAGAAGTACATCTATCAGCTAAACAGCAAAAAACACCACCACTACGAGCCTGACCCTAATATGTATGACACCCAGGCTTCAAGGCTCAAAAAGGTGGTCAAAGTTCAAGAAGCAGGCAATAAACCTGCCAACCCTGGCTGGAACCTGCCTCTAGCACTGCAGCAGAAATGGGTTCGTGACAAAGACACAGGCTGCTTGAGTAAAGTCAAAGAGCTGGCAGTGGAGGTCAGGAAACCTGTTCCCAAAGAGGGCGTAAGTGAACATGCCCTTAAGCCCGATCCTAAGGACGCGACCCTGCCCAGTTCTGTCAGCAGCAAAATGAAGATAatcaagaataaaaataaaaatggacgTATTGTTATTGTCATGAGCAAGTACATGGACAGTCATAAGGTGCATGGAGCCAAGGGCAAACACGGGGAATCCTCTAACGGGGAGAAAATCCAAAGTGGGGGCGAGAACAATGCAGGACACAGAACCAAAATAGTGGAGAACGGTATTCCCAAAGAGATTTGTAGTAGCAGTTCCCTCCCTGCTGCAGATCATCCCCAAAAGTGTTCTCCAAAGGACCGACACTTCTTTAAACCATCACCAAGCACAGCAGAGGAATACAACACAGAAGTGGCGCGGGGTCAAGCGGACTTACCAGACGACCTACCCCTACAACTGACCGCCAGCTCGCCCTCGACATCTTGGCCGGCCGACGCCAACATCCCCACCCCTACAATTATGGACCACATCAAGATTCCATCCTATTCCAGCAGCCGGAAGAGGAAACTCTCCAACCCTGTGGATGACAGGACTGTTTCCAAGAGCTGTCTGACTTCCAGATCTCTCAGTGTTCCCAGCACCGGGGTGGGTCCACCTCAGGAAAAACCCATGGACCTTCACTGTAGTGGACGTAGCAGCACATATGCATACGATGCAATGGACTGTGGTGACCAAGAGGAGCCCATAGACCTGAGCTGCCCAAAGACTAAGAGGCTGACTGAGCCGGAAATCCAACCTGAACTTTTAACACAACCTGAGCCCCAACCTGAACTTTTAACACAACCTGAGCCCCAACCTGAACTCGTAAAACAACCCGAGCCCCAACTTGAACTTGTGAAACAACCTGAGCACCAACTTGAACTTGTAAAAGAACCTGAGCTCCAACCTGAACTTGTGAAACAACCCGAGCTCCAACCTGAACTTAAAAATCAACCTGAGCCCCAACCTGAACTTGAACCCCAACCTGTTGACAAGGATGTAGCAGAGGACACACAGAAGTCATCTAAAGCAGTACCAGCTGAAAAGATCTGTCCTTTTATGGGAAACATCATCATTACAGACATCACAACAAACAGTCTGACTGTCACCTTCAAGGAGTATGTTTCTTTCTAA